A window of the Salmo trutta chromosome 25, fSalTru1.1, whole genome shotgun sequence genome harbors these coding sequences:
- the LOC115162742 gene encoding suppressor of cytokine signaling 4-like, which produces MSEKKSRSSDICPKCGICSWSADSYLWSCKKRSRSSRNDPGLRGPEGVGPMEEQGARSTSCPPRRRERKCSCTVMGKVDIDVPCRKALSRRSLRQKFQDAVGQCFPLRTDHHQHHHHHHGCPTGAYRGAFSVLLWTKRPIHVTELMQDKCPFSSKSELAHCWHLIKKHATHPSAIVGLEVAQAAKAAQAAGKEPVPSASTSPPSTPLSWEGICLSRPLSLEDWDLSHPHGRAAYGGSHTDNILVPDLLQINNSPCYWGVLDRFQAEELLGGQPEGTFLLRDSAQDKFLFSVSFRRYSRSLHARIEQNGKRFSFDGRDPCMYRDPSVTGLLRHYSDPATCLFFEPLLSRPLARTFPFTLQHLCRAVICSCTTYQGIKILPLPYQLRDYLRQYHY; this is translated from the coding sequence ATGTCTGAGAAGAAATCCCGAAGTTCGGATATCTGTCCCAAATGCGGCATCTGCAGCTGGAGTGCCGACAGCTACTTGTGGAGCTGCAAGAAACGCTCCCGGAGTTCCCGAAATGATCCGGGCCTTCGGGGTCCGGAGGGGGTAGGGCCGATGGAGGAGCAAGGAGCACGTTCCACCTCATGTCCGCCGCgacggagagagaggaagtgtagCTGTACCGTAATGGGGAAAGTCGACATAGACGTCCCCTGTCGGAAAGCCCTTTCTAGGCGCTCTCTCCGGCAGAAGTTCCAGGATGCAGTGGGCCAGTGCTTCCCTCTCCGCACTGACCACCaccaacatcaccaccaccatcacggCTGCCCAACGGGGGCCTACCGGGGGGCCTTTTCTGTGCTCCTCTGGACCAAGCGTCCGATCCATGTCACGGAGCTCATGCAGGACAAGTGCCCCTTCTCGTCCAAGTCAGAGCTGGCCCACTGCTGGCACCTCATCAAGAAGCATGCCACCCACCCCAGCGCCATTGTGGGCCTAGAGGTTGCCCAAGCCGCCAAGGCTGCACAGGCTGCTGGCAAAGAACCAGTCCCGTCCGCTTCCACATCCCCGCCTTCGACACCTCTTTCATGGGAGGGCATCTGCTTGAGTAGGCCCCTGAGCCTTGAGGACTGGGATCTCTCCCATCCGCATGGCAGAGCAGCCTATGGTGGCAGCCATACAGATAACATCCTGGTCCCTGACCTCCTGCAGATCAACAACAGCCCGTGTTACTGGGGCGTTCTGGACCGCTTCCAGGCAGAGGAGCTCCTAGGAGGCCAGCCCGAGGGCACCTTCCTCCTCCGCGACTCGGCCCAGGACAAGTTCCTCTTCTCCGTCAGCTTCCGCCGCTATAGCCGCTCTCTCCATGCGCGTATCGAGCAGAACGGCAAGCGTTTCAGCTTCGATGGCCGCGATCCGTGCATGTACAGGGACCCCAGCGTGACAGGCCTGCTCCGGCACTACAGCGACCCAGCCACATGCCTCTTCTTTGAGCCCCTCCTGTCCCGCCCTCTGGCCCGGACTTTCCCATTCACCCTGCAGCACCTGTGTCGCGCAGTGATCTGTAGCTGCACTACGTACCAGGGCATCAAGATCCTTCCACTGCCTTATCAGCTCAGGGACTATCTTAGGCAGTACCACTACTAG